In Entelurus aequoreus isolate RoL-2023_Sb linkage group LG13, RoL_Eaeq_v1.1, whole genome shotgun sequence, a genomic segment contains:
- the LOC133663127 gene encoding protein FAM124A → MFNFLRLSRTCFMPLLFLSHFVHHTLNVVHECTKTCLRGLGRQCVSLHLTEMEKALVEDECLDSGAESGGSDHSPLSSTSSDVWPGQVQDPYLVSVHLMVDPGEGVFLQGAADGVLASVHPELRLFRVSERTRLSRRPRPKRHHIPRPALAVILFLREEEGPRRSLRRPPWRYHHSEEVSGGRTTLTQDFFTLAAGTPPWAVRGVCGGKETVRFSVYCCHDNYSHTVRLYKRLLGRRLAHHQQDFCFLVVYSNPHLEIQLAFKRLPTGQRVAVLDSAVMEVRVADVGALVPLLPKPCSPISHLRWQTHDYDGNTILLQVHDIHLKLRRDPAHLVTESCLAPPTPTCSSASYKNCRHPHRTASRPRMHHQQRSVCSLPLCCEEDEGEGAWFWPDWYHPSRGRGQRSNSLFSLPNLDSVSSTCSLPGLTPAPAPAPAPASPRRRSLHRSSSLIPTFRLNVDALLGAEETDVDTGNKVRAGGVDLTVVSAYIQTHLEASRSLSAPLQDSQPPPGPQDHHKAAALGWTPVSCRTKPPQSLSDVSMDHNLQTPAGSPWEGEEEQEFYI, encoded by the exons atgtttaactttctccgactttctaggacgtgttttatgccacttctttttctgtctcattttgtccaccacactttaaatgttgtgcatgaatgcacaaag ACTTGTCTGCGTGGACTTGGCCGACAATGCGTGTCGCTACATTTGACTGAGATGGAAAAAGCCCTCGTAGAAGATGAGTGCCTGGATTCCGGTGCAGAAAGTGGAGG CTCTGATCACAGTCCTCTGTCCTCTACAAGTA GTGACGTGTGGCCGGGCCAGGTGCAGGATCCCTACCTGGTCAGCGTGCACCTGATGGTGGACCCCGGCGAGGGTGTCTTCCTGCAGGGGGCGGCAGACGGCGTCCTGGCCAGCGTCCACCCGGAGCTGCGCCTCTTCCGGGTGTCGGAGCGGACCCGCCTCTCCCGGCGCCCCCGGCCCAAACGCCACCACATCCCACGGCCCGCCCTGGCGGTCATCTTGTTCCTGCGGGAGGAGGAGGGGCCGAGGCGCTCTCTCCGCCGCCCCCCATGGCGCTACCATCACAGCGAGGAGGTGAGCGGCGGGCGGACAACGCTCACCCAGGACTTCTTCACCTTGGCGGCCGGCACGCCGCCGTGGGCGGTGCGGGGGGTGTGCGGCGGCAAGGAGACGGTGCGCTTCAGCGTGTACTGTTGCCATGACAACTACTCCCACACGGTGAGGCTCTATAAGCGGCTGCTGGGCCGGCGactggcacaccaccagcaggacTTCTGCTTCCTGGTGGTCTACTCCAACCCACACCTGGAGATCCAGCTGGCCTTCAAGAGACTCCCCACAGGTCAGAGGGTGGCAGTGCTGGACTCAGCCGTCATGGAGGTCCGGGTGGCGGACGTGGGTGCCCTGGTGCCCCTCCTGCCCAAACCCTGCAGCCCCATCAGTCACCTCCGCTGGCAGACACACGACTATGACGGAAACACTATCCTCCTGCAG GTTCACGACATTCACCTCAAACTCAGACGTGACCCCGCCCACCTTGTGACAGAATCTTGCTTGGCCCCGCCCACTCCGACCTGTAGCTCCGCCTCCTACAAGAACTGCCGCCATCCTCATCGGACCGCGTCCCGCCCCAGAATGCACCATCAGCAGAGGTCGGTGTGTTCCCTCCCGCTGTGCTGCGAGGAGGACGAGGGCGAGGGGGCGTGGTTCTGGCCCGACTGGTACCACCCGTCCAGGGGGCGGGGCCAGCGCTCCAACTCGCTCTTCTCTCTGCCAAACCTGGACTCAGTCAGCTCCACCTGCTCCTTGCCGGGTCTTACACCGGCACCGGCACCGGCACCGGCACCAGCCAGCCCTCGCCGGCGCTCTCTGCACAGGAGCTCCTCCCTCATCCCCACTTTCCGGCTCAACGTGGACGCGCTCCTTGGCGCCGAGGAGACGGACGTGGACACGGGGAATAAAGTCCGAGCAGGCGGCGTAGACCTCACCGTGGTGTCCGCCTACATCCAAACCCACCTGGAGGCTTCTCGGTCCCTATCGGCGCCACTGCAAGACAGCCAGCCGCCTCCCGGACCTCAGGACCACCACAAGGCGGCGGCACTTGGATGGACTCCCGTCTCTTGTAGGACAAAACCACCTCAGTCCCTCAGTGACGTCTCCATGGACCACAACCTGCAAACACCTGCAGGAAGTCCATGGGAAGGTGAGGAGGAGCAGGAATTCTACATTTGA
- the tsn gene encoding translin, translating to MSVSDMFTHIQGSLGADQDVREEIRKVVQVLEQTAREILTVLQSVHQPSGFKEIPDKCTKARELFCLVRTHIADLKTKFPVDQYYRFHEHWRFILQRLAFLAAFTVYLETETLVTREEVAHILDIEVVRDKGFHLDVEDYLAGVLIMASELSRLAVNSVTAGDYTRPLRISSFINELDSGFRLLNLKNDPLRKRYDGLKYDVKKIEEVVYDLSIRGLAKEPEGEK from the exons ATGTCGGTTAGCGACATGTTTACTCACATCCAAGGCTCCCTGGGCGCAGACCAGGACGTGCGAGAG GAAATCCGCAAAGTGGTCCAAGTCCTGGAGCAGACAGCCAGGGAGATCCTGACAGTTTTGCAAAGTGTGCATCAGCCATCTGGATTCAAGGAGA TTCCTGACAAGTGTACAAAGGCCAGGGAGTTGTTCTGCTTGGTGCGGACTCACATTGCTGACTTGAAGACCAAGTTTCCAGTGGACCAGTACTACAG GTTTCATGAACACTGGCGCTTCATCCTGCAGCGTTTGGCCTTCCTGGCGGCCTTCACAGTCTACCTGGAGACTGAAACCCTCGTCACTCGTGAGGAAGTGGCTCACATTCTGGACA ttGAGGTTGTGCGAGACAAAGGCTTCCACCTTGACGTGGAGGACTACCTGGCAGGGGTGCTGATCATGGCCAGTGAACTA TCGCGTTTGGCCGTCAACAGCGTGACAGCGGGCGACTACACCCGCCCGCTGCGCATCTCCAGCTTCATCAATGAGCTGGACTCCGGCTTCCGCCTCCTCAACCTGAAGAACGACCCCCTTCGCAAACGCTACGACGGGCTGAAATACGACGTGAAAAAGATCGAGGAGGTGGTCTACGACTTGTCCATCCGAGGCCTGGCCAAGGAGCCCGAGGGAGAGAAGTAA